The sequence below is a genomic window from Candidatus Deferrimicrobium sp..
GCGAATAGGGGATCCCGGCAAGGAGCCCGGAAAGTCCCTCGTCCAGTGAAGTAACCATCCCGGCCGCAGCATACGCCGGCGCGGCGACCACCACCACGTTCGCCGCCATCTCCTCACGCATGCCGTCGGCGGACATCGATAGGACGTACGCTTTCTCGCGCCGCTCGACCCGGTCCACGGCCACGTTCAGGTGCAACCCCTCCGCGAGCCGTCCGGCAAGGCTGTCCGTCAGCGCCTGCACCCCGTGGTCGAATGACATCAGCACGCCGCCCGGTCCCGCGGACATCTCCCCCTTTTCGCCCTGTTTCGCCCGTTCCTTTCGCACGCCGAGCATCCCGCGGACCAGCCCGCCGTACTTTCGCTCAAGGTCGTAGATCACGGGGAAGCAGGAGCGCAGCGACATCCTGTCCGGGTCGCCGGCGAAGATGCCGGTGACCATCGGGTCGATCAGTTTCTCCAGCGCCTCGGGACCAAGCCGCCGCCGCGCGAATTCCCCGAGCGACTCGTCGACGCCCGCGGGTGGGCTCGAGGCGAACGGCTCCCACAGGATCCGCAGGCGGCCGGGGAAGGAGAGCAGCTGCGACTTGAAGAACGCCGGCGGGGTCTCGGGGAGGCGGTGCAGCTTTCCGCCGGAGAGGATGAACCGTTTGCGGGCGAGGTCGGAGGAGCGGGCGAGGCGATCGCCGATACCGAGGTCCTTCACCAGCTCCATGCCGTGCGGCTTGTTTGTGAGGAAGCCGTTCGGCCCCCATTCCATGGCGAAGCCGTCCTGTCGGATCGTGCGCATCTTGCCGCCCGGGACCGCCTCGGCCTCCAGCAGCAGGATCTCGGCCTCCTTCCCCGCGTCGGAGAGGGACTTCACGAGGTAGTGGGCCGTAGCCAGCCCCGAAAGGCCGGCCCCGATGATCACGATACGAGGCATCAGACCGCTCCCATCACGAGATCCTTCAGCGCAGCGATGAACCCGGGCGCGTCGTTCAGCGCGGGCGCCCGCAGGAACGATTGTATACCCGCTTTCCGCGCGTGGGCGGCCAGGCGCACGTCCAGCTCGTGGAGCGTTTCGATGTGCTCCGACACGAAACTCACAGGGACGACAATCAGTGTCTTCACCCCTTCCCCGGCGAGTCGCGTCACCTCGGAAACCGTGTCGGGGGGGAGCCATACCGTCCTGCCCACCTTGCTCTGGTACGAGATCCCGTGCGGAAGGCCGGGGAAGGATCGCATCACCGCCGCGACGGTGCGCTCCGTTTCCGACCGGTACGGATCCCCTCCGTCGATCAGCGACTGCGGAACCCCGTGGGCGCTGAAGAGGAGGAAGATCCCGTCCGGGTCCGCTCCCCGGAGCGCGCCCGCGACCGTCTCCGCGAGGGCGGCAATGTACTTCGGGTGTTCCGGATAGGAGCGGATCTCCGTCAACGGGCAGGAGCATCCCGCCCACTTCATCCAGCGGCGCAGGTCGGAAAAGCTTGATCCCGTCGTGGCGGAGCAGAAGTGAGGATACAGGGGGAGGGCGATCGCCCGCGCGACGCCGTCCTCCTTCATCTCCAGCGCGGCGTGTTTCGCGAGGGGGTACCAGTACCGCATCCCCGTGTACACCTTGAACTGCCCGCCCGTCGCCCGCAGCGCTTCCTCGAGGGCGAACCGCTGGCGCTCCGTGATCGCGGCGATGGGGGACCCTCCTCCGATCTCCTCGTAATACCGGCGGACCTTCCGGGCGCGCACGCCCGACACGATCCACGCGAAGAACGGTTGCGTGACCGCCGCCGCGGGCAACCGGATCAGATCCTTGTCGGAGAAGAGCCGCGCGAGGAACGGGCGGACGGCGTTCAGGGAGTCGGGACCCCCCATGTTGAGGAGGACGACGCCGGTGAGGGGGCCTTCGGCGGGCACGCGCGGGTCTATTCCGGAAAGGCCGCTCACACCTTCCGGCCGAGACGGTGGACCGCCTCCACCATCGCGATCGCGTGCTCCGGGTTGGTGGGCGGGAGGATGCCGTGACCGAGATTGAAGATGTGGGAGGACGCCTTCTCGCCACGCTGCAGGACGTCCCGCACGCAGTCGTCGATCTTCTCCGGCGAATGGAAGAGCATCGTCGGGTCCATGTTCCCCTGCAGCGCCTTGTCCGGGCCGACGATCATCGCCGCCACGTCGAGCGGGATCCGCCAGTCCACGCCGACCACGTCGATCGCCAGTGTCTTGATGGCCGTAAGGAGCGTGGCGCAGTCGTTCGCGAAGTGGATCACGGGGACCCCCTTCCGGTTGAGGCCGGCGACGACCTGGCGGGTGTACGGAAGGGCGTACTCCTCGTAGTCCCCCGGGGTCAGCACCCCCGCCCACGTGTCGAAGATCTGCACCGCCTGCGCTCCCGCGGTGATCTGGGCGTTGAGATACAGGATCACCGTCTTCGCGATCTTGTTCATCAGGGACCGGTACACCTCCGGCGCCTGGTACATCAACTTCTTCAGCTGGATGAAGTTCTTCGAGGTCCCCCCCTCCACGATGTAGGAGGCGAGGGTGAACGGGGCGCCGGAGAAACCGATCAGCGGAACCTTCCCGTCGAGCGCCTTGCGCAGGATGCGGATCGCCTCCATCACGAAAGGGACCTTCTCCTCCGGATCGGGGACGATGAGGGAATCGACGTCGCGCCGCGTTTGGAGCGCCTTCCCCAGCAGCGGTCCCTTCCCGTCGTGGAACTCGAGCGGCACCCCCATCGCCTCGACGGGGATGAGGATGTCGGAGAAGAGGATCGACGCGTCCACGCCCAGACGCTCCACGGGCATCAGCGTGACCTGCGCGGCCAGCTCCGGGGTCTTGCACATCGTGAGGAACGAATTGTTCCCGCGGATCTTCTGGTATTCGGGGAGGTAGCGGCCCGCCTGCCGCATGATCCACACGGGGGTGACGTCGACCGGCTCGCGCCGGCAC
It includes:
- the hemG gene encoding protoporphyrinogen oxidase, producing MPRIVIIGAGLSGLATAHYLVKSLSDAGKEAEILLLEAEAVPGGKMRTIRQDGFAMEWGPNGFLTNKPHGMELVKDLGIGDRLARSSDLARKRFILSGGKLHRLPETPPAFFKSQLLSFPGRLRILWEPFASSPPAGVDESLGEFARRRLGPEALEKLIDPMVTGIFAGDPDRMSLRSCFPVIYDLERKYGGLVRGMLGVRKERAKQGEKGEMSAGPGGVLMSFDHGVQALTDSLAGRLAEGLHLNVAVDRVERREKAYVLSMSADGMREEMAANVVVVAAPAYAAAGMVTSLDEGLSGLLAGIPYSPITVAALGYRKATMGNPLDGFGFLIPRGEKRKILGALWDSSVFPNRAPEGHALLRVMVGGVRAPELAALPEADLLTLARKELQEIMGISDEPVLAKTFFHDLGIPQYLVGHGKRLELISGRLAGLPGLHLNSNAYRGIALNDCVRESRATAERIARTL
- the hemE gene encoding uroporphyrinogen decarboxylase, giving the protein MTEYRFLKACRREPVDVTPVWIMRQAGRYLPEYQKIRGNNSFLTMCKTPELAAQVTLMPVERLGVDASILFSDILIPVEAMGVPLEFHDGKGPLLGKALQTRRDVDSLIVPDPEEKVPFVMEAIRILRKALDGKVPLIGFSGAPFTLASYIVEGGTSKNFIQLKKLMYQAPEVYRSLMNKIAKTVILYLNAQITAGAQAVQIFDTWAGVLTPGDYEEYALPYTRQVVAGLNRKGVPVIHFANDCATLLTAIKTLAIDVVGVDWRIPLDVAAMIVGPDKALQGNMDPTMLFHSPEKIDDCVRDVLQRGEKASSHIFNLGHGILPPTNPEHAIAMVEAVHRLGRKV
- the hemH gene encoding ferrochelatase; the protein is MPAEGPLTGVVLLNMGGPDSLNAVRPFLARLFSDKDLIRLPAAAVTQPFFAWIVSGVRARKVRRYYEEIGGGSPIAAITERQRFALEEALRATGGQFKVYTGMRYWYPLAKHAALEMKEDGVARAIALPLYPHFCSATTGSSFSDLRRWMKWAGCSCPLTEIRSYPEHPKYIAALAETVAGALRGADPDGIFLLFSAHGVPQSLIDGGDPYRSETERTVAAVMRSFPGLPHGISYQSKVGRTVWLPPDTVSEVTRLAGEGVKTLIVVPVSFVSEHIETLHELDVRLAAHARKAGIQSFLRAPALNDAPGFIAALKDLVMGAV